One part of the Sneathia vaginalis genome encodes these proteins:
- a CDS encoding NfeD family protein, whose amino-acid sequence MCSLFWGLLAGALLIIELIIPALVSIWFAIAAFITMFLALMINSFTTQVVIFILISLVLLVFTKKIVTNFLKPDMDKINKEMLEDNGLVTKVINSNKYEVKFKGVIWTAISNDELNIGDVVKIVGYKGNKVIIKRKVNE is encoded by the coding sequence ATGTGTTCATTATTCTGGGGACTATTGGCGGGTGCTCTACTAATTATTGAGTTAATAATACCAGCACTAGTTTCAATATGGTTTGCAATCGCTGCCTTTATAACCATGTTTTTAGCATTAATGATAAATTCATTTACTACACAAGTTGTGATATTTATACTAATCTCCCTAGTGCTCTTAGTCTTTACCAAAAAAATTGTAACCAATTTTTTAAAGCCTGATATGGATAAGATAAATAAGGAGATGCTAGAAGATAATGGTCTTGTAACTAAAGTAATAAATAGCAATAAATATGAGGTTAAATTTAAAGGTGTTATTTGGACTGCAATATCTAATGATGAACTTAATATAGGGGATGTTGTAAAAATTGTGGGATATAAAGGAAATAAGGTAATTATAAAAAGAAAGGTGAATGAATAA
- a CDS encoding SPFH domain-containing protein, producing the protein MLLGIIFVLLIIAIAIAIIGVKIIPESYVYVIERLGKYHTQLNAGLHVVNPITDAVAKKVSLKETVNDFEPQPVITKDNATMMIDTVVYFQITDPKLYTYGVERPIVAIENLTATTLRNIIGDLTVDQTLTSRDTINSKMRLALDEATDPWGIKVNRVELKSIVPPQEIRVAMEKEMKAEREKRAKILEAQAKKESSILIAEGEKQASILKAEAEKEVKIKEAEGKAKALIELKKAESEGIKLLNENLPSEEIIKLKALETLEKVANGQATKIIIPSELQNLGSILTSIKEI; encoded by the coding sequence ATGCTATTAGGAATTATTTTCGTATTACTAATAATTGCAATTGCTATTGCTATTATTGGAGTTAAAATCATACCTGAATCATATGTCTATGTAATAGAAAGATTAGGTAAGTATCATACTCAATTAAATGCTGGGTTACATGTAGTAAACCCTATTACAGATGCAGTTGCAAAAAAGGTTAGTTTAAAAGAAACAGTTAATGACTTTGAGCCTCAACCCGTTATTACCAAAGATAACGCAACTATGATGATAGATACAGTTGTCTACTTTCAAATAACTGATCCAAAGCTATACACATATGGTGTTGAACGTCCAATAGTTGCAATTGAAAACTTAACTGCTACTACATTAAGAAATATTATAGGTGATCTAACTGTAGACCAAACGCTAACTTCTCGTGATACAATAAATAGTAAGATGAGATTAGCATTAGATGAAGCAACAGATCCTTGGGGAATAAAGGTTAATAGAGTTGAATTAAAAAGCATAGTGCCTCCACAAGAAATACGTGTTGCAATGGAAAAAGAAATGAAAGCAGAAAGAGAAAAAAGAGCTAAAATACTGGAAGCCCAAGCTAAAAAGGAATCTAGTATACTAATAGCTGAAGGTGAAAAACAGGCAAGTATTTTAAAGGCTGAAGCTGAAAAAGAAGTTAAGATAAAAGAAGCTGAAGGTAAGGCTAAAGCTCTAATAGAACTTAAAAAAGCTGAAAGTGAAGGTATTAAACTACTAAATGAAAATTTACCAAGTGAAGAAATCATTAAGTTAAAAGCACTTGAAACACTAGAAAAAGTTGCAAATGGTCAGGCTACTAAGATAATAATCCCAAGTGAGTTGCAAAATCTAGGCAGCATTTTAACTAGTATTAAAGAAATATAG
- a CDS encoding DUF2871 family protein: MNKKILNLSYIFLILGLVSGVFYREFTKIYAFTGYTTLSVVHTHLLILGTMFLLIISLATKDTKVNISKPLAIYTLGLVIFTISMSINGVFDVILRRPYSNIYLVILSGVGHTLLGVGMVWMMYILKNRGTK, encoded by the coding sequence ATGAATAAGAAGATTTTAAATTTATCATATATATTTCTAATATTAGGATTGGTTAGTGGAGTATTTTATAGAGAATTTACAAAGATATATGCATTTACAGGTTATACTACATTAAGTGTAGTACATACTCATTTATTGATACTAGGAACTATGTTCTTGTTAATCATATCGCTAGCAACCAAAGACACGAAAGTCAATATTTCAAAGCCTTTAGCGATATATACACTAGGTTTAGTAATATTTACAATTAGTATGAGCATAAACGGAGTATTTGACGTCATTTTAAGAAGACCATACAGTAATATATATTTAGTAATATTATCTGGTGTTGGTCATACACTATTAGGTGTTGGTATGGTTTGGATGATGTATATATTAAAAAATAGAGGGACTAAATAG
- a CDS encoding TetR/AcrR family transcriptional regulator, translating to MPKATFFNLSNEKRKKIVKVLTEEFEKKNIQEATVKEIVQKLGIARGSFYQYFETLEESYFYILELKTADLHKSFMNLLVKYGDIYDVLEEYGEKIVEIIFDKSCYNLYKNRYLLWNEKINRQWEEYKQKNMINLIEVRNTDELLYISALMHSLISRSYIEKWDKDKFLEKYKKYVRWIREGVRDE from the coding sequence ATGCCTAAGGCAACATTTTTTAATTTGAGTAATGAAAAAAGAAAAAAAATTGTTAAGGTTTTAACGGAAGAATTTGAAAAAAAGAATATACAAGAAGCTACAGTAAAAGAAATTGTACAAAAATTAGGTATAGCAAGAGGAAGCTTTTACCAATATTTTGAAACACTTGAAGAAAGCTATTTCTACATTCTAGAATTAAAAACTGCAGATCTACATAAAAGCTTTATGAATTTATTGGTAAAATATGGTGATATTTATGATGTTTTAGAAGAATATGGTGAAAAAATTGTTGAGATTATATTCGACAAGTCTTGCTACAATCTATACAAGAATAGGTATCTTTTATGGAATGAAAAGATAAATAGACAGTGGGAAGAATACAAACAAAAAAATATGATTAACCTTATTGAAGTTAGAAATACAGATGAATTATTGTACATTTCTGCCTTAATGCACAGTTTAATTAGTAGAAGCTATATTGAAAAATGGGATAAGGATAAGTTTTTAGAAAAATACAAAAAATATGTAAGATGGATAAGGGAAGGTGTTAGAGATGAATAA
- a CDS encoding winged helix-turn-helix transcriptional regulator, with the protein MNNTEKEVIELLIGNSSITSTELAEKVGVTKRDGNWIVIR; encoded by the coding sequence TTGAATAATACTGAAAAGGAAGTGATAGAACTTTTGATAGGAAATTCAAGCATAACATCAACTGAGTTAGCAGAAAAAGTAGGTGTAACAAAGAGAGATGGAAATTGGATTGTAATTAGATAA
- a CDS encoding Cof-type HAD-IIB family hydrolase: MKKLIITDLDGTLLQNSVEIEKMDLKKFREFQDKYLIGVATGRSIKEIEYIEKENNLKFSYKVGFNGAQIQKGDKLIFNENIQESVLNRLYIFLKEHKLIFDALDGEKRIGNFNHEKPETLWNMELICKENPFDLLLDKKVYKINIRPLEKDCDRILEELKQEFPDLSIFKTAKRRIEVCAKGLSKGCAIEKIKEDENLYVIAIGDSGNDISMFESADYAICMEHAPENVKKKADVIVKKISKIHS, from the coding sequence ATGAAAAAATTAATAATTACAGACTTAGATGGAACATTACTACAAAATTCAGTTGAAATTGAAAAAATGGATTTAAAAAAATTCAGAGAATTTCAAGATAAATATTTAATAGGCGTTGCAACTGGTAGATCAATTAAGGAAATTGAGTATATAGAAAAAGAGAATAATCTAAAATTTTCGTATAAGGTAGGATTTAATGGTGCACAAATTCAAAAAGGAGATAAGTTAATTTTTAATGAAAATATACAAGAAAGTGTACTTAATAGACTATATATCTTTTTAAAAGAACACAAATTAATATTTGACGCATTAGATGGAGAAAAAAGAATAGGTAATTTTAATCATGAAAAACCTGAAACATTGTGGAATATGGAGCTAATATGCAAAGAAAATCCTTTTGATCTTCTGTTAGATAAGAAGGTGTATAAGATAAATATTAGACCACTAGAAAAAGATTGCGATAGAATTTTAGAAGAATTAAAACAAGAATTTCCAGATCTTTCAATATTCAAAACAGCTAAAAGAAGAATAGAAGTCTGTGCAAAGGGCTTATCAAAGGGTTGTGCTATAGAAAAGATAAAGGAAGATGAAAATTTGTATGTAATAGCAATAGGAGATTCAGGTAATGATATTTCAATGTTTGAATCAGCAGATTATGCTATTTGTATGGAACATGCACCAGAAAACGTTAAAAAGAAAGCGGATGTTATAGTAAAAAAGATATCTAAAATACACAGTTAG
- a CDS encoding PTS transporter subunit EIIC: MERNKVIVAFEKFGRSFLLPVSVLPAAGILKGIGAAFTNPSTVKMYPFLGVKGLQIFMKLLVTLGDVAFKNLPLMFAVGVCVGLAKKEKGSAALSAVLGFLSFHYILNFLLKTTGTLVVADGLTKAQVSQLMAQSMQTKVLGIQTMDLNVFGGLIVGVVAYFVHKKAITIQLPQVIGFFSGPRLVPILIMPVMALVSLIVFIIWPSVQNVINIISVLILKSGYIGTFLYALAERFLLPFGLHHGLNWPIRTTELGGIFNVNGKTVYGTINAYMAAISTPNGPIDPNITRFSSGKFVYNMFGLPGAALAMYKTAKPKNKKIVGSLLLAAAGTSFLTGITEPLEFTFLFVAPMLYAVHAVLAGITLLSLHALGAAFLTPTGHGLINYIIYGVLQGTRTKWYLLPITGVVCFIVYYFVFKFMITKFDYKTPGREGDIEDIHISTKEEARSKYGLKTLKDEMREEKQEKMSTHDQALGLIECYGGRENIVTVDACITRLRIDVKDKAKVDKKRIKEEYHAMGVSENGMQVQSIYGAHAQTLKMEIIDILGIED, from the coding sequence ATGGAACGTAACAAAGTAATAGTTGCATTTGAAAAATTTGGTAGAAGTTTTCTATTACCAGTTTCAGTATTACCAGCAGCAGGTATACTAAAAGGAATAGGTGCTGCATTTACAAACCCAAGTACAGTTAAAATGTATCCTTTTTTAGGAGTTAAAGGATTACAAATATTTATGAAGTTATTAGTTACATTAGGAGATGTAGCGTTTAAAAATTTACCACTTATGTTTGCAGTAGGTGTTTGTGTAGGATTAGCTAAAAAAGAAAAAGGTTCAGCTGCTCTATCAGCAGTATTAGGATTCTTGTCATTCCATTACATCTTAAACTTCCTACTTAAAACAACAGGAACATTAGTAGTAGCAGATGGATTAACAAAAGCACAAGTAAGTCAATTAATGGCACAAAGTATGCAAACTAAAGTTTTAGGAATACAAACAATGGACTTAAATGTGTTTGGAGGATTAATAGTAGGGGTAGTAGCATACTTTGTTCATAAAAAAGCTATTACTATACAACTACCGCAAGTAATAGGGTTCTTTAGTGGACCAAGACTAGTCCCTATATTAATAATGCCTGTAATGGCACTAGTATCACTAATTGTCTTTATTATCTGGCCATCAGTGCAAAATGTAATAAATATTATTTCAGTATTAATATTAAAATCAGGTTACATTGGAACCTTCCTATACGCACTAGCAGAAAGATTCTTACTACCATTTGGATTACACCATGGTTTAAACTGGCCAATTAGAACAACAGAATTAGGTGGAATATTTAATGTTAATGGTAAAACAGTATATGGTACAATAAACGCATATATGGCAGCTATTAGTACACCTAATGGACCAATAGATCCTAACATTACAAGATTTAGTTCTGGTAAGTTTGTATACAATATGTTTGGATTACCAGGAGCAGCACTTGCTATGTACAAGACAGCAAAACCTAAGAATAAGAAAATAGTAGGTTCATTACTATTAGCAGCAGCAGGGACATCATTTTTAACAGGTATAACTGAACCACTAGAATTTACCTTCTTATTCGTAGCACCTATGCTTTATGCAGTACATGCTGTTTTAGCAGGAATTACACTTTTATCACTACACGCATTAGGTGCAGCATTCTTAACACCAACAGGACATGGATTAATTAACTATATCATTTATGGTGTATTACAAGGAACTAGAACAAAATGGTATCTATTACCAATAACTGGTGTTGTTTGCTTTATTGTATACTACTTTGTATTTAAGTTTATGATAACTAAGTTTGATTATAAGACTCCAGGTAGAGAAGGAGATATTGAAGACATACATATATCAACAAAAGAAGAAGCAAGAAGTAAATATGGTCTTAAGACATTAAAAGATGAAATGAGAGAAGAAAAGCAAGAAAAGATGAGTACTCATGATCAAGCATTAGGTTTAATAGAATGCTATGGTGGAAGAGAAAATATTGTAACTGTTGATGCATGTATAACAAGACTTAGAATAGATGTTAAAGATAAGGCGAAGGTTGATAAAAAACGTATTAAAGAAGAATATCATGCAATGGGAGTTAGTGAAAATGGTATGCAAGTGCAATCAATATATGGTGCACATGCACAAACTTTAAAGATGGAAATAATAGATATACTAGGAATTGAAGACTAA
- a CDS encoding GNAT family N-acetyltransferase, with protein sequence MEIKEYINFKYDEIEHLYNAVGWSAYTDDMYNLEQGYKKSLKILAAYEGSKLLGIIRAVGDGFTIVFIQDILVLPSEQGKGIGKALIQNMINLYPNVRQIELTTDIAKETIAFYKAVGFSEFSEVGCCGFMRLFN encoded by the coding sequence ATGGAAATTAAAGAATATATAAACTTTAAGTATGATGAAATAGAACATCTATATAATGCAGTTGGTTGGAGTGCATATACAGATGATATGTATAATTTAGAACAAGGCTACAAAAAATCATTGAAAATATTGGCAGCATATGAAGGTAGTAAATTATTAGGGATAATACGTGCAGTTGGTGATGGATTTACAATTGTGTTTATACAAGATATTTTAGTATTGCCAAGTGAACAAGGTAAGGGGATTGGTAAAGCATTAATTCAAAATATGATTAATTTGTATCCTAATGTTAGACAAATAGAGCTTACAACTGATATTGCTAAAGAGACAATAGCCTTTTACAAAGCAGTAGGATTTAGTGAGTTTTCAGAAGTAGGATGTTGTGGATTTATGAGGTTATTCAATTGA
- a CDS encoding YadA-like family protein: MRKIILLIIGFLSTSCISFASVLALEESNLALGEVANVIAMASLTTTESGIANLTAAYGTYGKEHAFAIGFNGTIPNRRMNYKFGLKGNLGIDAGIGFAIGEITDKRQLQQARKIKELQQKISK; the protein is encoded by the coding sequence ATGAGAAAAATTATTTTGTTAATTATAGGTTTTCTGTCTACAAGTTGCATATCTTTTGCATCAGTTTTAGCACTTGAAGAATCTAATCTAGCATTAGGTGAAGTAGCCAATGTAATAGCAATGGCAAGTTTAACTACAACTGAAAGTGGAATAGCTAACTTGACAGCAGCTTATGGTACATATGGCAAAGAACATGCATTTGCAATTGGATTTAATGGAACTATACCAAACAGAAGAATGAATTACAAGTTTGGATTGAAAGGTAATTTAGGAATAGATGCTGGTATTGGGTTTGCTATAGGAGAAATAACAGACAAAAGACAATTACAACAAGCAAGAAAAATTAAAGAACTTCAACAAAAAATATCTAAGTAA
- a CDS encoding ATP-binding protein: MLPIPKYISATNKRISTYFIKCHNLIEQLKKAKQENILKKRIKHFAKYKLLIIDELGYLPINKEDFKLIFQLIDRRYETKSTIFTTNIPFSNWDEIFKDEVLANAILDRILHHSHVIRITGKSYK; the protein is encoded by the coding sequence ATGTTGCCTATACCAAAATATATAAGTGCCACAAATAAACGTATATCAACATATTTCATAAAATGTCATAATTTAATAGAACAATTAAAAAAAGCAAAACAAGAAAATATATTAAAAAAACGAATAAAACATTTTGCTAAATATAAATTACTGATAATAGATGAATTAGGCTATTTACCAATAAATAAAGAAGATTTTAAATTAATCTTTCAATTGATAGATAGGAGATATGAAACAAAAAGCACAATTTTTACAACAAATATTCCTTTTTCTAACTGGGATGAAATATTTAAAGATGAAGTTCTAGCAAATGCAATATTGGATAGGATTTTACATCATTCACATGTTATTAGAATAACAGGTAAAAGTTATAAATAA
- a CDS encoding YadA-like family protein has product MKNGTLGTVVYTDKDGNKLMKDTDGKFYKANADGTKEKNAKEVVSEDVILSTVKSDGKTTEPITLGNVASALGLSNDNKKNGEILKKLVNKEAKKDVYKDAELNKVVTLRDLQFLASKGITFAGSTGTATKFLGDTITINGSNSTGLTKDNFATKYETKNIAIKVDNTSGNIEVGLAKELKNINSIESDGTDEAKKTKVTLTENGTEFNTGTDGVTTKIGKDGIEITKKDATKPSVSIKESSIAFETKEEGQGTDKKIVGTGSITGLKDLDDKSDGHMAANKNYVDEKVKTITGDIEKLKNKGLKFAGNTGETKELNDKVNIKGEGTETNNFESAKGNINVVANDSGVELKLSANLKNMKSFETEKDKDGNSTKLDQKGLTITDKDDKNSGTKDNPRHTIEITKDKIAFKKEYKDGTENKSDNGIVIDNSKGTISGVKDGNTPDSVVTKGYIDNKLKSLDGNNPFEYYEKNKEAVLGKDGKAYKAGTIVTEDGKVYAEGTQEVEGKYFKESDKVTKQADGKFYKEADIKDKKYDEKGKEWVGNDGKALKTQPTEATPEQPLTGDALTNQEDKPTKLIRGKDDKFYPEDATYDETTKKYKDKIGKELIGKEANNVVIKAQPNSKPMTLTNIGDGRMTANSTDAVNGGQVYEALKGKLNVDADNLTDKGKTNLIEKLSTGADISNPSNVLVTDKQVNEHLKNNYYNKTQVNNMISTIDNKSTVALEKSELALGGVANAVAMANLVQVNSYSRHRHNLSAAYGYYGGSHALAVGFSGTNEERNFVYKLSGSVNNKGNLAFGVGAGVMLGEEHDTFPSIDNKKIKEVTKKLEEANKKISEYEDDKKQTAKKFKELEDKYENDKKESNKKLQEMERKLEMLMKKFK; this is encoded by the coding sequence TTGAAGAATGGAACTTTAGGAACAGTAGTTTATACAGACAAAGATGGAAATAAGCTAATGAAAGATACTGATGGTAAATTCTATAAAGCAAATGCAGATGGAACAAAAGAAAAAAATGCTAAAGAAGTAGTTTCAGAAGATGTAATTTTATCAACTGTTAAATCAGATGGTAAAACAACAGAACCTATTACATTAGGTAATGTAGCAAGTGCTTTAGGATTAAGTAATGATAATAAGAAGAATGGTGAAATTCTTAAGAAACTTGTTAATAAGGAAGCTAAAAAAGATGTGTATAAAGATGCTGAACTTAACAAGGTAGTAACATTAAGAGACTTACAATTCTTAGCAAGTAAAGGTATAACTTTTGCAGGAAGTACAGGTACAGCTACTAAGTTTTTAGGTGATACAATTACTATTAATGGATCAAATTCAACAGGTTTAACAAAAGATAATTTTGCTACTAAGTACGAAACAAAAAATATTGCAATTAAGGTAGATAATACAAGTGGTAATATTGAAGTAGGTTTAGCAAAAGAATTAAAGAATATTAATTCAATAGAAAGTGATGGAACTGATGAAGCTAAGAAAACAAAAGTAACATTAACAGAAAATGGAACAGAGTTTAACACTGGTACTGATGGAGTAACAACTAAGATTGGTAAAGATGGAATAGAAATAACTAAAAAAGATGCAACAAAACCATCTGTATCAATAAAGGAATCATCAATAGCCTTTGAAACAAAAGAAGAAGGACAAGGTACTGATAAAAAGATTGTAGGAACTGGAAGTATAACAGGACTTAAGGATTTAGATGATAAGTCTGATGGACATATGGCAGCAAATAAGAATTATGTTGATGAAAAGGTTAAAACAATTACTGGAGATATTGAAAAATTGAAGAATAAAGGTCTAAAATTTGCAGGTAATACTGGAGAAACTAAGGAACTTAATGATAAAGTAAATATCAAAGGTGAAGGAACTGAAACTAATAATTTTGAAAGTGCTAAAGGTAATATTAATGTTGTTGCTAATGACTCTGGAGTTGAACTTAAATTATCAGCTAACTTAAAGAATATGAAGTCATTTGAAACTGAAAAAGATAAAGATGGTAACAGTACTAAACTAGATCAAAAGGGATTAACAATAACAGATAAAGATGATAAAAATTCTGGAACAAAAGATAATCCAAGACATACTATTGAAATTACTAAGGATAAAATAGCATTTAAGAAAGAATATAAAGATGGTACTGAAAATAAATCAGACAATGGTATCGTTATTGACAATTCTAAAGGAACAATTAGTGGAGTTAAAGATGGAAATACACCTGATTCAGTAGTAACTAAGGGATATATTGATAACAAGCTTAAGTCATTAGATGGAAATAATCCATTTGAATATTACGAAAAGAATAAAGAAGCAGTATTAGGTAAAGATGGTAAAGCATACAAGGCTGGAACTATAGTAACTGAAGATGGAAAAGTATATGCAGAAGGTACGCAAGAAGTAGAAGGAAAATACTTTAAAGAATCTGATAAAGTTACTAAACAAGCTGATGGTAAGTTCTATAAGGAAGCTGACATCAAAGATAAAAAATATGATGAAAAAGGGAAGGAATGGGTAGGTAATGATGGTAAAGCATTAAAAACTCAACCAACTGAAGCTACTCCAGAACAACCATTAACAGGTGATGCTTTAACTAATCAAGAAGATAAGCCAACTAAGTTAATTAGAGGTAAAGATGATAAGTTCTATCCTGAAGATGCAACATATGATGAAACAACTAAGAAGTATAAGGATAAAATTGGTAAAGAGCTTATTGGTAAAGAAGCAAATAATGTAGTAATTAAGGCTCAACCAAATTCTAAACCTATGACATTGACTAATATTGGTGATGGTAGAATGACTGCTAACTCAACAGATGCAGTAAATGGTGGACAAGTATATGAAGCACTTAAAGGTAAATTAAATGTAGATGCAGATAACTTGACTGATAAAGGTAAAACAAACTTAATTGAAAAATTAAGTACTGGAGCAGATATATCTAACCCTAGCAATGTATTAGTAACAGATAAACAAGTAAATGAACATCTAAAGAATAATTACTATAACAAAACACAAGTTAATAATATGATAAGCACAATAGACAATAAGTCTACTGTAGCACTTGAAAAATCTGAATTAGCATTAGGTGGAGTAGCAAATGCAGTGGCAATGGCAAATCTAGTACAAGTTAATTCATATTCAAGACATAGACATAATCTAAGTGCAGCGTATGGATACTATGGAGGATCACATGCATTAGCAGTAGGATTTAGTGGAACTAATGAAGAACGTAACTTTGTATACAAATTAAGTGGTTCAGTAAATAATAAAGGTAATCTTGCGTTCGGTGTTGGAGCTGGAGTTATGCTTGGTGAAGAACACGATACATTCCCTAGCATTGATAACAAGAAGATCAAGGAAGTAACTAAGAAGTTAGAAGAAGCAAACAAGAAAATTTCTGAATATGAAGACGATAAGAAACAAACAGCTAAGAAGTTCAAGGAATTAGAAGACAAATATGAAAACGACAAGAAAGAATCTAATAAGAAGTTACAAGAAATGGAAAGAAAGTTAGAAATGTTAATGAAGAAGTTTAAGTAA